The DNA window GAGAAAAAATGGATCAGATTGTTAAAAAGGTTCAAGAACTAGGACTCACACTTCCCAAATGCCCGGCTCCACTTGCCGCTTACGTACCTGCCACCCGTAATGGCGACACTATTTATGTTTCGGGCCAATTGCCCTCGATTAACGGAGACTTTTCAGCTTTCTGTGGCTCTGTTCCGACCGAAGTTTCTGTTGAAAAGGCTGCCGAAGGCGCTGCAATTTGCCTTATGAACAACGTAGCTGCCGCACTCACGCTGCTCGAAGAAGACGAAACGCTTCGACTCGTGCAAATGCAGGGTTTTGTGCAGTCTGCCGCCGGATTCCACGAACAGCCGGCCGTACTGAATGGCGCCAGCGAACTTGCCGTGAAGATTTTTGGTGAAAACGGAAAACATGCCCGTACGGCAGTGGGCGTATCGAATTTGCCCAAGAATGTGGCGGTCGAAATCAGCTGCACTTTCCAGGTTTTGAAGGCGGAAGCCAAGTTCAACGGCCGTTACGGCTGGATTGAAGGCTAAAAAAAGTCCATTTTTCATAAAAAACGCCTTTTTAGAGACCCTTTCGGCTTCCGAGAGGGTCTTTTTATTCAAACTTCAATCCAAAAGTACATGATTTACGTTATTCAAAATTCAAAAATAACCAAACTTACATCAAAAACACGCAGATTTTCATAACCAAAAACAACAATATTTTCAAAAATAGGTACAAAATATGTAAAGTTTTCAGACTACGAGACATAAAAAAACTCAACTTTTCAAAAAATCTTAAAAATTTTTAGATATTTTAGAGTAAATCTCTTGCCACTGGGGGGCATTCGTTCTATATTTCAGCCATATTTTTAAAACAAGAACCTAATTTAGATAGGAAAAGTTATGGCAAATTCTCCATTAAGTGGCGCAGAGGTGATTATCGAATGCCTCAAGCGCGAAGGAATTGATACCATTTTCGGTTATCCCGGTGGATCGGCCATCCCGATGTTCGATGCCATTCTGGATTCCAATATTAAAGTAGTGTTGACCCGCCACGAACAGGGTGCTACCCACATGGCCGACGGTTACGCTCGCCAGACCGGCAAGGTCGGCGTCGCTCTCGTCACTTCTGGTCCGGGCGCCACCAACACCTTTACCGGTATCTACACCGCCCTTATGGATTCTAGCCCGATCGTGGTTCTTGCCGCCCAGACGACTACTCCGAACTTGGGTAAGGACGCCTTCCAGGAATGCGACACCAGCGGTATGACTTTTGCTGCTGTGAAACATTCTTACTTGGTGAAGGACTCCAACGACTTGCCGCGCATTATGAAGGAAGCCTTCCACATCGCACGCAGCGGCCGTCCGGGTCCCGTGCTTATTGACTTGCCGAAGGACGTGACTGCAGGCCCCTGCACCGCTCCGTTCACCGACAAGATGGACCTTCCGGGTTACAAGATCCCGAGCTACGCTTCTACCGAAAGCATCGAAAAGGCTGCTGAATACTTGAAGAAGTCCAAGAAGCCGCTCTTGCTCGTGGGTCACGGTGCCATGATTTCTGGCGCTAGCCGCCAGGTGAAGGAACTCGCCGAAAAGTTGAACGCCCCCGTGTGCTGCACTTTGCTCGGCCTCGGCACCTTCCCGACCGACCACGAACTTTCTTTGGGTATGCTCGGCATGCACGGCACCGTGTACGCCAACAAGGCTGTTCTCGATTGCGACTTGATTCTTTCGATCGGTAGCCGCTGGGACGACCGCATTACCGGTAAGCTTGACGTGTTCTGTAAGGACGCCATCAAGATGCACATCGACATTGACCCCGCCGAAGAAGGCAAGGTGTTGCAGCCAGATGTGTTCATGTGCGGCGATGCAAAGCTCGTTCTGGAACAGCTCCTCCCGCTCGTGGGCAAGCTCGACACCGCCGAATGGGTGAAGACTTGCCAGTCCTGGAAAAAGCGTTTCCCGCTGACCTACCCGAAGCAGGGCGGTCTCCGTATGCAGCATATTGTTCAGACGGTTAGCGACCTCACGCAGGGCAAGGCCATTGTCACGACTGACGTGGGCCAGCACCAGATGTGGGTGGCACAGTTCTTCCACACCAATTATCCGCGCCAGCTCCACTCCAGTGGCGGCGCAGGCACCATGGGCTTTGGCCTTCCGTCTTGCATTGGCGCCGCTTTCGGCAACGAAACCGGTTGGCCGGTGGTTACCTTCTGCGGTGACGGTGGTTTCCAGATGACCGAAGCAGAACTTGCAACGGCCGCTATTCACAAGCTCCCCATCAAGATTTTCGTGATGGACAACAAGTACCTGGGCATGGTGCGCCAGTGGCAGGACATGTTCTACGACAAGCGTTACAGCTGCGTGGACATGAAGGGCAACCCCGACTTCGTGAAGCTCGCTGAAGCTTACGGTATTCTGGGACTCCGCATCAAGCGTAGCGCCGACGCCGAACGCGTAATCCAGAAGGCTCTGGAATACAACGAAGGCCCGGTGCTCATCCACTGCGAATGCGAAAAGGAAGACAACGTGTTCCCGATGATTCCGGCCGGTGCTCCGATTACGAGCATGATTACCGAACAGCCGAAGACTCAACTTGAAAAGCCCACGGGATCGACCTAAGGAGATAAGCCATGTTAAAGGATAAAGCACATTCTATTAGTTTGTTAGTTGCAAACCGCCCGGGCGTGCTCGTGCGCATCGCCCTCGTGTTCTCCCGTCGTGGTTACAACATCGATTCCCTGGTGGTCTCCCCCACGCTCGACCCGAACTTTAGCCGCATGAACATCATCGCTCACGGTAATCCCGAGATCTTGATGCAGATTATCAAGCAGCTCGAAAAACTCGTGGACGTGGTGCAGGCCAAGGACCATACCGATACCGACGCCGTGGAAAAGGAACTCGCGCTCATCAAAGTGCGTTGCACTCCGGACCAGCGTACCGAAATTCTGCAGCTTTGCGACCACTTCCACGCCAATACCGTGGACATGACCGCTACTTCGATGATCATCCAGATCACCGGAAACAGCCAGAAGGTCGACACGCTCAAGAGCCTGTTGCAGAAGTTCGAAATCGTCGAATACATTCGCACGGGTAAGGTTATCATGCTCCGCGGCGAAGAACAAACGTAGCGGAAAAAAAAGACCGCTCAGCTCTTACGCATATCGGAAATCCGCCTCAAAAGGGCGGATTTTCTTGTATTTGGTCACAGGTTTTTGCAAAACAGCTTTTCTTATAGAAATCGGGGGCTAGTTTATATATATTTTGATTTGATGGAAGGAGTTCTGCTATGAAAATCGAGAAGAAAATCGTCAAAAACAGCGCGAAGCTAAGCCTTGCCGCCAAGAGCGCCATTGCAGCCTCGTTCGGTATTGCAGCAGTCGCATTGACTGCTTGTGAAGAAAGCGGCGATGTTGCAGCACCGGACCCGACCGATCTTGAGAAGCCTGAAACAGGGGCACCCGAAACCGAGTCTCCGAGCAGCTCTAGCATCGTCGATATTCCTCTGAGCCACGAGACCCTCAGCAGTTCGGCAGTCGAAGCGCTGTCGTCTGCAGCAGAACCAGATTTTCCGCCTCAAGCTGGAATCATTCCTCCTGACGAACAATACGTAGAATCCAGTTCTTCTTCCGAAGTCAAGCCCCTGAGCAGTTCTTCTTACGATGAACCGTATCCGCCTCCTGAAGCAGGCGTTATCGAAGCTCCCGATGAAAGCGACTTCGAAAGCAGTTCTTCAAGCGAAGTGAATGAGCAAAGCAGCTCCGCTGAAGAACCGGAGCCGCTTCCAGGCGACCCGATTATAGAAGAAAGTTCTTCGAGCGAAGTAGAACAGCCCACCAGTTCATCCGTCGATATACATGAAGTATGCCCGGACAACGACCCGTTCTGCATCCAGGTTCACATGTGTAACAACGAAGATGGCTGCATGGTCGCAAGCATGGTATCCACTTACGAACGATTTGACACCGCCGGATGAATTTAGTTCTATGCCTTACGGAACAGTGCAACTTGCGCTGTTCCTATTGTTATTATAAGGACACGCAATCCGCTCGCCACAATGTGATGGACGACGAAACGCTCGAGCAGGCAATTCGCGTGGGGCTAGAACGCAGCCTGTTTTTCAAGCAAAGCTATTTGAACATTACCTTTTTCGGTGGCGAACCATTACTGCGCAAAGACGCCATTTTCAAGGGTGTAAACATGGGCAAGGCATACCTTGCCGAAGCCATAGACAAGGGCGAAGCTCCCAGCAACTTCAAGCTCAACTTTGCAGTCAACACGAACGGCACGCTCTTCGACGATGCTTTCTTTGATTTTTGCGAGCGAGAGCATTTCCGCATTTACCTGTCGCTCGACGGTCCGGAACACCACCACAATATTGCACGCCGCACCGTAAACAACGGCGGCAGTTTCAAGGACATCGAGAAATACATTCCGCGATTCGTAAAGCTAGGCGCCGTCGCCTTAAGTACCGTAACACGCGCCCACATCGAGACCCTTGCCGAAAGCGTCAAGTGGTTACACGAGCAAGGATTCAGGAGCCTTACCACAAGCGTCGACTTTGACGGCAAATGGACCGGCGAAGATTTTGACAGACTCGCCTTGCAATACCAGAAGATGGCCTTGTACTGGAAGGAATGCCGCGAAAAAGGCGACAAGATGTTCCTAGGCACGATTCAGGATAAAATAAAATTATACCTTGCGAATTTGCGGTACCGGCAATATTCCTGCCACGTATACAACGGAGCCATTGGCGTCGCCACCAACGGCAACATGTTTCCGTGCACCAGGTTCATTACTTCGAACGAGAATCCACCTTACTTACAAGGTAACGTCTTTACCGGATTTAACGAAGAAGCTTGCGAACAAATTAGACTGTTCCTGGACACCGACAAAAAGGAATGCGAAGGCTGCGACATTCGCTACCGCTGCTGCGCACACGAATGCGCCTGCACTTCTTTTTACAGTACGGGTACGATCGAGGGCGTATCGCCCGAAGTCTGCACGCACGAGCGCATGCTCGCCGAAATCACCGACAAATTAATTTTGCAATAAGAATTACAAGTTCTCTGGAAAGCCGTAAAAGGAGATCCCGGCATTCGCCGGGATGACAAAGAGAGCGTCAAGATTGTCAACGAGGGAATCAAAAACCGAGAACGGCTTCGGAGATTTCGTTGGCTTCGTCGGAATAATCGTCGGCATAGTCCGGATTAAATTCGCCCCAGCCATCGCTGACGCCGCAACCCACACCCACATCTAAAGAAGACCACTTGAACGCACCGAACACGTGTTCGAAGCGATCCATCAAGTCGGCAAAGAAATCTTCGGGGAGTTCATCTTCGATGAGTACGGAGCCATCCATTGCCAAGAGTTCGCCTTCGGGCAATTCTTCGAAGCGGCATTCATATTCATCCATCATGACGTCGTCAACCGAGTACCACTCGCCCGAATCTTCGCTGGGCAAATCCATTTCTGGATACTGCTCCATCAGGGCATCATAAACGGCGGAAAGCTCGTCGGTGGTTCCGACAAAGCGCATCAGTATTCGACAATTCATAGAGTCTCCATTCTTAAAGCAAATATAGCCGTTTTTGCTCAAAAAATGAACTTTTGATTACAAAAGGGGCTTTTAAAGCCCTAAAAAGGGTAAAATGGAACCTTTTGTACCACATAAATTTTTTATATCACACTTTTTCTGCATAAATAAGAAAAAAGTAAGAATTTTTTCAGTTTTTTCCTTGTCGGGTTGCTCAAATTTTTATATCTTATGTATCAGAACTCTTTGTTCTCCTCCTAACCCCCAAAAAACTGGTCCGGCTCTGCTGGGCCAGTTTTCTTTTATAAAAAAGCCGAAATTCGCGAAAAAAGCTAAATATTGCACACAAAGTGTGCATTTAGTACGGCTCAGTCATGGTCAAAAAAAATGTTATTTTGCCGCGACTTTCGCCTTTTGCTAAATTTGGGGTCACTATGAAAAAGTCAGTACCTATCACACTGCTCACCGGTTACCTCGGAGCCGGAAAAACCACCCTTCTCAATTTTGTTCTCAACAACCAGCAAGGTTACCACGTCGCCGTGATCGTAAACGACATCGGCGAAGTGAACATCGACCAGACTCTTATTGAAAAAGGCGGAAACATCACCAAAGAAGATTCTGGAAAGGTTGTTCCGCTGTCTAACGGCTGCATTTGCTGCTCCCTGAAGACCGACCTTTTGGAACAAATTGCCGAACTGTTGGAAATGAACAAGTTCGACTATATTCTGATTGAAGCGAGCGGTATTTGCGAACCCATTCCTATCGCACAGACTATTTGCATGGCCGGCGCCCAGTTGCAGAGCCGCGACGGCCGTCCGCTCCCCTGCCACCTGGACAACATCGTGTCCGTAGTAGACGTGGCACGTCTCGCCGACGAATTCGCTGGCGGCCAGAAGCTTTTGTCCAAGGATCTTGAAGAAGAAGACATTGCAAACCTCTTGATCC is part of the uncultured Fibrobacter sp. genome and encodes:
- a CDS encoding RidA family protein — its product is EKMDQIVKKVQELGLTLPKCPAPLAAYVPATRNGDTIYVSGQLPSINGDFSAFCGSVPTEVSVEKAAEGAAICLMNNVAAALTLLEEDETLRLVQMQGFVQSAAGFHEQPAVLNGASELAVKIFGENGKHARTAVGVSNLPKNVAVEISCTFQVLKAEAKFNGRYGWIEG
- the ilvB gene encoding biosynthetic-type acetolactate synthase large subunit produces the protein MANSPLSGAEVIIECLKREGIDTIFGYPGGSAIPMFDAILDSNIKVVLTRHEQGATHMADGYARQTGKVGVALVTSGPGATNTFTGIYTALMDSSPIVVLAAQTTTPNLGKDAFQECDTSGMTFAAVKHSYLVKDSNDLPRIMKEAFHIARSGRPGPVLIDLPKDVTAGPCTAPFTDKMDLPGYKIPSYASTESIEKAAEYLKKSKKPLLLVGHGAMISGASRQVKELAEKLNAPVCCTLLGLGTFPTDHELSLGMLGMHGTVYANKAVLDCDLILSIGSRWDDRITGKLDVFCKDAIKMHIDIDPAEEGKVLQPDVFMCGDAKLVLEQLLPLVGKLDTAEWVKTCQSWKKRFPLTYPKQGGLRMQHIVQTVSDLTQGKAIVTTDVGQHQMWVAQFFHTNYPRQLHSSGGAGTMGFGLPSCIGAAFGNETGWPVVTFCGDGGFQMTEAELATAAIHKLPIKIFVMDNKYLGMVRQWQDMFYDKRYSCVDMKGNPDFVKLAEAYGILGLRIKRSADAERVIQKALEYNEGPVLIHCECEKEDNVFPMIPAGAPITSMITEQPKTQLEKPTGST
- the ilvN gene encoding acetolactate synthase small subunit, whose product is MLKDKAHSISLLVANRPGVLVRIALVFSRRGYNIDSLVVSPTLDPNFSRMNIIAHGNPEILMQIIKQLEKLVDVVQAKDHTDTDAVEKELALIKVRCTPDQRTEILQLCDHFHANTVDMTATSMIIQITGNSQKVDTLKSLLQKFEIVEYIRTGKVIMLRGEEQT
- a CDS encoding radical SAM protein, which gives rise to MNLVLCLTEQCNLRCSYCYYKDTQSARHNVMDDETLEQAIRVGLERSLFFKQSYLNITFFGGEPLLRKDAIFKGVNMGKAYLAEAIDKGEAPSNFKLNFAVNTNGTLFDDAFFDFCEREHFRIYLSLDGPEHHHNIARRTVNNGGSFKDIEKYIPRFVKLGAVALSTVTRAHIETLAESVKWLHEQGFRSLTTSVDFDGKWTGEDFDRLALQYQKMALYWKECREKGDKMFLGTIQDKIKLYLANLRYRQYSCHVYNGAIGVATNGNMFPCTRFITSNENPPYLQGNVFTGFNEEACEQIRLFLDTDKKECEGCDIRYRCCAHECACTSFYSTGTIEGVSPEVCTHERMLAEITDKLILQ